GTCAGAAATTCTTGACCTCGTGGAACAGCTGCGCCAGGTGGATACGCAAGGCGTGCTGCCCATGGCGCATCCGCAGGACGTTGCACAGCGGTTGCGCGCCGACGAGGTGACAGAAACCGACCAGCGCGCGCGCTTTCAGGAAAACGCGCCACTTACCGAGGCGGGCGTTTACCTGGTGCCGCGGGTGATTGAGTGAAGGAGCGGTTAAGAGTAGTTCACTTGCGGATCGATTTGCTACTCCTCACGCCTCACTCTCCACACGACGTTTTTTAGGCAATGCACGATCTCACCATCAAACAACTGACCGCAGGCCTGCGCGCGAAGGAATTCACTGCGCGAGAATTGATCTCGCATTTCCTCGCGCGCATCGAGCGCCATGCCGGCGCGCTCAACTGCTTCATCACCGTGACCCACGAGCAGGCGCTGGCGGCCGCGGATGACGCGGATCAGCGTCTGCGCGCGGGCGAGGGCGGGCCGCTGACCGGCGTGCCCTTCGCGCACAAGGATATCTTTTGCACCGGGGGCGTAAAGACTTCGTGCGGCTCGCGCATGCTGGATAATTTCATCGCGCCTTACGATGCTACGCTGGTACTCCGCCTGCGGGAGGCCGGCGCGGTGATGCTGGGCAAAACCAATATGGATGAGTTCGCCATGGGCTCATCGAACGAGACCAGCTACTACGGCGCGGTAAATAATCCGTGGGATAAGGCGCGCGTGCCGGGTGGTTCATCCGGCGGTTCGGCCGCGGCGGTGGCGGCGCGTCTGGTACCCGCGGCGACCGGTACGGACACCGGCGGGTCCATCCGTCAACCCGCCTCACTGTGCGGCATCACGGGACTGAAACCGACTTACGGCCGCGTATCGCGTTACGGCATGATCGCGTTCGCGTCAAGCCTGGATCAGGCCGGGCCGATGGCGCGCAGCGCCGAGGATTGCGCGCTGTTATTGCGGGCGATGGCGGGGTTCGATGCGCGTGATTCGACCAGCATCGATCGCGAGATTCCCGATTACGCCACAGGCCTCGATCGCCCGCTGGACGGTCTGCGCATAGGCTTGCCGAAAGAATATTTCGGCGAGGGGCTGGACGCTGGCGTGGCTCAGGTCATTGATGAGGCGATCGCGGGGTATCGCTCGCTGGGCTGCAACGTGATCGACATCAGCCTGCCCAACACGGGCCTCGCCGTACCCGTTTACTATGTGGTCGCGCCGGCCGAATGTTCGTCCAACCTCGCGCGTTATGACGGTGTGCGCTTCGGCCACCGCTGCGAGGATCCGCAAGATCTGCTGGATCTTTACCAGCGCTCGCGCGGTGAGGGCTTCGGGGCGGAGGTCAAGCGCCGCATCATGATCGGCACCTACGTGCTGTCGGCCGGCTATTACGATGCGTATTATCTTAAAGCCCAGCAGGCGCGGCGGCTGATCAGCGATGATTTTAAGCGCGCGTTCGAACAGGTCGATGTCATCATGGGGCCGACCTCGCCATCGGTCGCGTTCAAACTCGGCGAAAAAGCCAGCGACCCGGTACAGATGTATCTGTCCGACATCTACACGATCGCGACCAACCTCGCAGGCCTGCCCGGCATTTCAATCCCCGCCGGTTTACACCAGGACTTGCCGGTGGGCTTGCAGATCATTGCCAATCACTTCGACGAAAGCCGGCTGCTTAATGTCGCGCATCGGTTTCAGCAGGAGACCAACTGGCATACGCGAAAGCCGGACGGCTTCGCGGAATAGTGTCCGCGAAGTGCGCCTAAAATAATGTTGCCGTTTTGCGCACTGCCGTACGCACACTGGCAAGCACTAAGAATTTGCGGCATAGCTTACTTTCCTGCGTTCGCGGGACGGCTGCATGCTAACGTTCTGACTTAAGTCTTCCGCGTTTTTTGCGTACTTCGCGGACCGCTTTCCAGAGGTAAATTACATGCAATGGGAATCCGTCATCGGGCTTGAGGTTCATGCCCAGTTGATGACCCGATCGAAAATCTTTTCCGGCGCGTCCATCGCCTACGGTGCGGCGCCCAATTCGCAGGCGTGCGCCGTGGACCTCGGTCTGCCGGGCGTGCTGCCGGTGCTGAACGAGGCAGCGGTGCGGATGGCCGTCAAGCTGGGGCTGGCGATCGGCGCGCAGATCGCGCCGCGATCAGTGTTCGCGCGCAAGAATTACTTCTATCCCGATCTGCCGAAAGGCTACCAGATCAGTCAGTACGAGCTGCCGGTGGTGCATCACGGGCATCTCGACATCGTGCTGGACGGCGGCACAATTAAAACCATTGGCGTCACCCGCGCGCATTTGGAGGAAGACGCCGGCAAGTCGCTGCACGAAGATTTTCAGGCCATGACCGGTATAGACCTCAACCGCGCCGGCACGCCGTTGCTGGAGATCGTCTCCGAGCCGGACATGCGTTCGGCCAGAGAAGCCGTCGCTTACATGAAGAAGCTGCACATGCTGGTGCGCTATCTTAAAATCTGCGACGGCAATATGCAGGAAGGTTCGTTCCGCTGCGACGCCAACGTGTCGGTGCGGCCCGTGGGCGAGAAAAAGCTGGGCACGCGCGCGGAGCTGAAAAATCTGAACTCGTTCCGCTTCGTGGAGCGCGCCATCGATTTTGAGATCGAGCGACAGATCGAGCTGCTGGAGGGCGGCGGCTCGGTCGTACAGGAGACGCGTCTGTATGATCCTGGCAGGGACGAGACCCGCTCGATGCGCGGCAAGGAAGAGGCCAACGACTACCGTTATTTCCCGGACCCGGACCTGCTGCCGCTCGAAATCGACAGCACACTGATCGAATCGGTGCGCGCCGATCTGC
The window above is part of the Gammaproteobacteria bacterium genome. Proteins encoded here:
- the gatA gene encoding Asp-tRNA(Asn)/Glu-tRNA(Gln) amidotransferase subunit GatA, which codes for MHDLTIKQLTAGLRAKEFTARELISHFLARIERHAGALNCFITVTHEQALAAADDADQRLRAGEGGPLTGVPFAHKDIFCTGGVKTSCGSRMLDNFIAPYDATLVLRLREAGAVMLGKTNMDEFAMGSSNETSYYGAVNNPWDKARVPGGSSGGSAAAVAARLVPAATGTDTGGSIRQPASLCGITGLKPTYGRVSRYGMIAFASSLDQAGPMARSAEDCALLLRAMAGFDARDSTSIDREIPDYATGLDRPLDGLRIGLPKEYFGEGLDAGVAQVIDEAIAGYRSLGCNVIDISLPNTGLAVPVYYVVAPAECSSNLARYDGVRFGHRCEDPQDLLDLYQRSRGEGFGAEVKRRIMIGTYVLSAGYYDAYYLKAQQARRLISDDFKRAFEQVDVIMGPTSPSVAFKLGEKASDPVQMYLSDIYTIATNLAGLPGISIPAGLHQDLPVGLQIIANHFDESRLLNVAHRFQQETNWHTRKPDGFAE
- the gatB gene encoding Asp-tRNA(Asn)/Glu-tRNA(Gln) amidotransferase subunit GatB, which codes for MQWESVIGLEVHAQLMTRSKIFSGASIAYGAAPNSQACAVDLGLPGVLPVLNEAAVRMAVKLGLAIGAQIAPRSVFARKNYFYPDLPKGYQISQYELPVVHHGHLDIVLDGGTIKTIGVTRAHLEEDAGKSLHEDFQAMTGIDLNRAGTPLLEIVSEPDMRSAREAVAYMKKLHMLVRYLKICDGNMQEGSFRCDANVSVRPVGEKKLGTRAELKNLNSFRFVERAIDFEIERQIELLEGGGSVVQETRLYDPGRDETRSMRGKEEANDYRYFPDPDLLPLEIDSTLIESVRADLPELPDAKKERFIHDFGLSAYDASVLTSTRELAAYYEDVVRELDGSPKLAANWVMGDLSAALNKDGREIGASPLTAKALAGLLARIDDNTISGKLAKDVFEAMWAGEGDADDIIEKRGLKQITDTSAIESMIDEVIADNPQQLEQYRAGKDKLFGFFVGQVMKASKGKANPAQVNEILKLKLRAG
- the gatC gene encoding Asp-tRNA(Asn)/Glu-tRNA(Gln) amidotransferase subunit GatC, with the translated sequence MALSAEDIRRIAHLARLRIDEQDIPRYADSLSEILDLVEQLRQVDTQGVLPMAHPQDVAQRLRADEVTETDQRARFQENAPLTEAGVYLVPRVIE